The following DNA comes from Brassica oleracea var. oleracea cultivar TO1000 chromosome C5, BOL, whole genome shotgun sequence.
CAAAAGAGGCTCAACAAAAAAAAAGATTCAACTTAAAAGACAAAAGATTATAAAGGATTTGGGATATATTCAACTTACAGCTTCAAACATTTGGATCTCTTGCAGTTGCACCGTTTACATGATGACTCACCTTCTCCTGCTTGTCCAAACTTGCGCCTGTGAATTGTAATGCCAACATCTGGTTAAGAAATATTGATAAAGACTTGCACAAAAATATGTAACGGACAAACTTGCCTTTTCTTCTTGGGGCTGCTCTGATTCAGTTCTACTAGAGCTAAAGACTTTGGACCTTCTTCTACACCTTGTCCTGCATCTTCCCCGGTTTCACTTACTCCCACATTGTCTTGCGAGTTAAGAACCGAGGTGATAGAGCTTTGCAAACCCACTTTTATGTTTCCAGATAGTGAGTACTCATTACCAACATTGTTGTCATTAGAGGACATTGCAATGGTGTTAAAATGCAGACCAATGCTAGGTACTGCACATCTAGATGAAGATGCGACCGGAGTTTGCTCAAAGCCAAGACAGCGTCTTCTCACTCCACGGTGAAGAGCCTGTCACACACACACACACATCACACACAAATAATCATTTAAAAGACAAATGATCAAACAAGAAAAACATTCACAAAACTAATACTCACATCATCGATATTCATAAGAGGCTCCAGTGTAGACTTTGCAACACCCAATGAGCGTGTTTTGGAGTCTGATGGTCTCTCCAAGAAGCATCTAGAAGCCTCCGAATCATTCACTGAGTCCAAAATCAGAATATCAGAAGAATCCGAAATCATAGCATCCCAATCCGGAGTTTCACTTTTCTGCTTAACATTGCCGTCACACATCTTCAGCAGATCCGTAGTGCACTCGTTTTGTAAGATTTGTGGCGGTTCAGTTTCACGTAAAGCTTCGTCTTCTCCAACGGAAGTAGGCACATGGTTATGATCACTGCACACAAACACATTCCATCTAAGAAGAAACGATCTTTTAGAAGGAAAAGAGAAGAGAATTGGATTTTACCTTTTGAAACGAGATCCTTTGTGAGAAGAGACGTGAGGGGAAGTGAAGACAGACGGAGGAGATGAGTAACTTAGAGAGCCAAAGGTTTGAGCGATTGGTAATGATCGGACAGGTTTGATTGGAGACAGACTGTTTATGTAGTTGAACACTGGCGAGTTCTGCATCGCCACACACACACAAAAGAAAAATCAACTCAATTACAAGAAATGGTCAGAGAATAAAGTAGACCATCCGATAAAGCGTGAACCTCTGGTATTCCATAAAGACACAACACCAAACAGGAAAGTTGAAATATTTCACATTGAGTGGGAAACAAAACTAAGTTAAATTGAATCTTTTGAGTATAATTAAACTGATTACGAGATGGGTATTGTACAGATTCCATAAAACACACACAGACTTTCCTCAAATAAACAAGAAAACGATCACAGGAACAGAGGAAGAACGAAAAGGAGGAAAACCTCGAGTTTGAGTTTAGAAATCGGATTCTCCATCTGAGTTACGTTTTTTGGGGGAGTATCCATTTTATAACAATCAGTCTCACATGAAAAGTCCTTCTCTGTCTCTCTTCTATTCCTTCTGTAGTCTCTCTGTTCTTAGGGTTGAAGAAGAAGGAATGGTAGATTCAAAGGAGATAGAAGCGGGAATTTGTCTCCTGGGTATTATTAGTTCAAAACCAAATCCAACAGAAGTTTCTGTTTGACCCCCAAACACTTGTCTCTCTGTTCTGTACGTTTTCCACAAACGCTCTCCCTCGCTATCTCCCTCTTTAATACTGATATATATTCACTCACTTTTGTCCGTGATCGTAATTGATCTTTGCTTTTAATAAAGTAACGTACATCATACTGACCTTCCTTAGATTTTTCCTTTTTCTTTCTCTGTTTTGGAGAAGAAGAAGAAAACTAACCAATGGTGCTAGTCCGGTGTTGCTCTAAGGAATATACCCAATACGGCTAATTCTGGTTCGAACTTCGCTGGCCACACAGATATATGATCTATTGCTTTCGGCTCATTTGAATGCTCAAAAGATGGTCTATCCGTGGGCTGTACCTCCATCCGGGGGTTAGGTATGTGTCTTTAATAGAGTCGGATTTAACCCTTTATTTAGCAAAAAGAAAAAAAAAACTAATAATATAAGGATAACTACTTCAGTTTTGTTTGCATCACCAAAAAAAAGGTTAAAGAAAATAAAAAAGATAAAATAAAATATTCTCTTTTTTAACAACATATTCTATTTTCTTTACGATTTTGCCGGTCCCAACTTAGATCGGTTCAAAATTTGATACAAATCGATAAAATAATAATATAATATTTTTTATAAAATTCTATATAAATATATAGTCCCAGTAAAATTATAAATTAATAATTTATATGTGTACATATTTTATATAAATAAAAAGTTATTATTATATTGTTTGTTTTATATTCACAATGAAATTATCTTTATATTTTCTTAACACTTAATATATTTTTGATGAGAATTAGTAATATTATATCTAAAAACTCATTTAAGTTCGGTGCAATATATATTATATACACCAAATAAAATAATAAAATTAATATAAATGTCAAATTTAGAAAAATAACGATTAATGTAAAGTCAAATATTGTTCTTACCTTATAATAAATATATCTTAAAATAAAAATCTAAATAATTTTTTTTTGTAAATTAATATCTATATAAATTAATAAAATTTCAAAGTCCCAACATTATTAATTTGTAAAGGTTATACTATATGTTGTCCATTGACTCAGTTGACTGCTACTTCTAACCGTTGATACTTATACACAGTTTGTTTTGGGAAAATTGCGAAAAATGACTCAAAGCTTGATTTTGAATACAAAAGTGTATCCCAAATTCAATCAAATACAAAAGTAACCCAAAAGGCTAATGAAATTATTACAACAACCTCCTTGTGACTAAACAAAAAACTTGTATTGAATTTTACCATTATAACCCTGCGCACGAAAAAATTAGTTTTACCATTATAACCCTTGCAAAGAAGTCTTCTCGTTCAGTAGATCTTAAAAATAATTTAAATTTTTTATAAAAAATATTTTGATGAGAAAAAAATTGAAATCATGTAATAACAAACATTTCTAAATTATGTAAAGTTAGTTTTACTAAAATTGAATTGTTTTCAACATAGATGAGTGAAAGAAAATTAACTCATGATAGTCATTGGTTTAGGG
Coding sequences within:
- the LOC106293837 gene encoding protein tesmin/TSO1-like CXC 3; its protein translation is MDTPPKNVTQMENPISKLKLENSPVFNYINSLSPIKPVRSLPIAQTFGSLSYSSPPSVFTSPHVSSHKGSRFKSDHNHVPTSVGEDEALRETEPPQILQNECTTDLLKMCDGNVKQKSETPDWDAMISDSSDILILDSVNDSEASRCFLERPSDSKTRSLGVAKSTLEPLMNIDDALHRGVRRRCLGFEQTPVASSSRCAVPSIGLHFNTIAMSSNDNNVGNEYSLSGNIKVGLQSSITSVLNSQDNVGVSETGEDAGQGVEEGPKSLALVELNQSSPKKKRRKFGQAGEGESSCKRCNCKRSKCLKLYCECFAAGVYCIGPCSCVDCFNKPIHEDTVMATRKQIESRNPLAFAPKVIGNSDSIMEVGDDAKSKTPASARHKRGCNCKKSNCLKKYCECYQSGVGCSINCRCEGCKNAFGRKDVSAGSSFTSMDKENETSSRGRTEKQPSTPMPLRQPLAQLPISSNNMLLTHQHLHGASGSSLHMSQSFRRQDMSLMSHSKIEIITEERRADNIENLIESPMTNMINALSPNSKRLSLPHVVGSSELSPWRRNGGRKLLLSIPTFPSLTPHH